The genomic region AAGTATTAATCGAATCAATTGCAAAAGAATGTGCTCTCTGATACCTAATACTCAAAAGGCAAATTCAATAAATGATGCagaatagtaaaaaaaagtcattcacgtttaataaaatgttaacaatctaatattatgtaataattttgatcGAATTAAAAACACTTGAAACTTGCATTTTgtcttaatattattgtaactaaaaaataatgtatcagaaaagttaagattatgactttagattttttaatgaatacctACTCTTTTACTTTAATAGAATATACacttttacatataaatacgtCTCATACACTTTGCTAagcgaaaaaaaaatctaaccCATATCTCGTTATCTTTAATTCCTTAAAAGCTGATAAAATAGCAATCTGAATGCAACAGACACAccttacaattaaaattgcattaaGACCGCAAATAACGACTGTTAATGACGCTAATGcatttgaatagaaaaaaaagctTCGTAATATAATTTGAACGAGGTGCAAATTTGCCAGTTTTTTTGTTCAGCTGTTTTACAATTAGGAAGAAATGTTTGTTctataaatagaatattttatcTGACAACGgatttgcacaattttatatcaataatagATACTGATGTGTCATGTTGATGTTGATGAAATATCTTTAGCTAACCATCTATcttgttttaacaaataaaaaagtgtgtgtataaattgtatagtaggtattatgttataaaataatttaccttAATTTGTACAAGAATCTAACGGAAGCAAATATAGCAACATTcgataacaatttaataatgcTTACATTTCAATCCATAATCAAAACTTCAAATAACCCAAATTATCTTATTACAAAGAGCACAATAGGACACAATAATGCCAGTGTTTAAATTTCACCCCATTACCCTGAATGGGGTTGCATTCTATATTTCGCAAAGCCATGAATTCGAGCATACTGTCGAGGCGGAACAATGAATCCAAATAAccattaatatgtaataaatactatGGGGCAATAAAACCGTGTCGTGGGGGACAAACAAACAAGTGTACAGAGGCAACCCTAAACGCCGCGTATTGTTCGAAAAGGCCCAGGCGTGAAATGACCGAGGGCTTGCGAACGTCGCCGATCGAAGCCGATTGGTTCCACTCCGAATGCCGACAGCTGCTGCGTTTCAGATATAGGGGTTGCTCTTCATTAGTGTAACTTGTCTCATCTCTAGATGGATGTTTGTTTTGGACAGCGTGAGTTTGTGCTGATGGTTTCTTGATGATCTATGGATTATTTATAGACGTAAAGCTAATCGGGCTTCTCATGTAGGTACTGTTTGTTCTGGATATAAtttgttatgtacctaccatATCAATGTTACATATATATtgattttaacatattatgtaaagctTCTTATTTTAGAACTCAAATAAGTTTTGTATATATTTCAAAAACCTATATATCAAAGGAAACAGACAAcgatttttaatgtttgtatAGATAgctaaataatttgaaacacGTATCTAATTGAATTATAAACACAGCAATAGTAATAGTAAACACGTCACagacataataataagaaGCATAAATAACGCTGCAAACGCTAAACTAAACAAAGCGAGAAATGTAACGCGCGCCCGCGGATTagtgaaatgtaaaaaaagaTTGGGGTCTCTCCGACCCGACGTGTTAATTACTAGGGTTGGACGAGGGGTAACAGATGAAAGTCAATTTGCTGCTACGACATGATACGGCCCATTTCATTGACGACAAGTGTGGCACCTGTGCATTTTCACTGGCCCAAGGGTACCCTTTGTGATctttaaacaaacaattcCATTGCGATAGCCTTTTGCGTGTTCTAAATTGGCGAGCTCGTTTTCATTTTTGTCAATGTTTTATTGGTCTTTTCATAGATAGTTtttgatatatatatgtatatatattggTGGATGTATTTCACtggttttaaaaaatgtagtacctaagtattatggtaattttatgtttgtagcattaaataacaaataaaattgcaataaaaatacctacagtatttcattaacataaaaattaatcttgCAAAAGACTTTACGCATTATGCATGAATTTAATTCGTTTTCTTATCTACTTAATTACAgatagtaataatttataatgattcttaaagattttataataatcattcCTACCAAAATTCCAACagtacaataaaatcttctttCACAGATGAAATCAAATTCGGCATCAACCGTCTGGTCGGTGAAAGAACAGACGAAGAAGACAGCGAATCACACAACAACGAAACCAGAACAGAAGACATCTCCCCCACTTCCCAATGCGGGAGCCCTTGCTGGGCACCGTCCCCACAATCCCCTAGATCTGTCCGATCAACGTCACCAGAACTAGAGGTGGACTCTCCCCCATCATCACCGCGACGACCGCCAGACTCCTCCCCACCGCTCAAACGGTCTGAAGCATTTTCTGTCAGCGCTCTCCTAAGGCCAGACGCGCCAAGAACACAACCACACAGACCGTTCTTATACCCACCATTGCCTTTCGCGGAGTTTTTGCGAGATGCAGGCAGTCTGGGTCTGCCAGGATGGGGGGGTTATAGCAATCTTTACTTGCACGCTGTGCAAGCGGCTGGGCCGGAATTGTTACGGCTTCGAGCAGCTGTTTTAGGGAATCCCAGTCCTCTTTCCCGGCCGTTGCCTATTGGAGATGTGTATTCTTGTGTTAAGTGTGAAAAGATGTTCAGTACTCCGCATGGGTTGGAGGTTCACGCGAGGAGATCGCATAATGGGAAGCGGCCGTTTGCTTGCGAACTCTGTAGCAAGACTTTTGGACATGAAATTAGCCTTAGTCAACATAggttagtaaatatttatagtggctatgttaaattgttaaatccagctattttaaactttattcttgatcatattttttataaactgcAAAACTTTCAGCAAATAAATGATCAActttatataacaaaaacttGTATAGGTTGTTGTACGAATCCTTTACGCAATATAAAACTAACAATCAACAAGCTAACATAATTGGCCTTTGCCAGGGCTGTGCACAGCGTGGAGAAAGTGTTCGAATGCAAGCAGTGCGGGAAGACGTTCAAGCGGTCGAGCACCCTATCTACCCACCTCCTCATCCACTCTGACACCAGGCCCTACCCCTGTCAATACTGCGGCAAGAGGTTCCACCAGAAATCAGATATGAAGAAGCATACTTATATACATACTGGTAAGTTTTTTTGGATAAGACAATTTGGTTTACACTTgaagcacagaatacataatagtagctaaacgctacttGAAGGGTGACCACAAACTTTGCGAAAATCTATTTTTGTGAATCTGAGAGTGACGAAAAAATATGAGTGAGTTTGATTAATTCCTTTAATGTtacacattaaataattaaaaacaaatagtaCACTTTAGATATTAAGTACTATTTTTATAGAGTGaccataataatatcaattgatcgaaagaaattaaaatgaaaagcaAACAATCCATAGCAATGCTGTTAACACttaactattataatttaaacgaaATCTTgcaataataaatcataatccTACCTAACATACTAAACACTCCACTCCATACAAAGGCCAGAACATAAAACAACAATTACTCAACATATTACGCAAATAGCACCACAATAATTCAGAACAAACTCCTTTAAGAGGTccatttacaatataattctCGGAGACTCTGTCAAAACATCTTAAGCTCCCCCtcacaataattaatgtgCATTAACACCTAAGACGAGGGGCGTTTTATAATTGTAGACGGGGTGAGACGCTTTGCGGTACACTGCTAAGGATACACTGCTTTGACGACATTCAAATTTGTAAGGATACTGCCTACTGCCTACTGTGATGTACAGTTTTTACCAAGCAGTTGTAGAAAAGAAAGATAGAAGTTAAAGAATTGATCAATTGAGATTGTTTTGAGTAGGGTGAGTTGATAAAAGGACAAGAACATAGCAACAACACATCTCGTAAGGATAAGAAACCATACAGTTTGATAGTGCTGCTAAAGACTtggaaacaaaacaaaaaataataataccatCATGACTTTGTTTACGTCCGACATCTTATATTCAGAGTCACTTTACAACAACCAAAAGTTAAAGTGCTTTACGGACTCTTTCTTACCTCGTTGAGATTGTccatgaatataatataatgtggtCGGCCCATAGAAACCTCAGGTTTTAGTAGCGGTTTTGATATAGTACCTACGGTTATGATAGTTTCAGTGAAgcgtaaattaatataatagttGACAATTATTTGCCCGATACCATTGTAATGtgttcttaatttatttaagtttaaattcttttaagtCTAAAATGCATTCTTTTCGTTATAATATGCTTTCTAATAATCTATATTTAGATAACTTTGTCAATTACGCCTAAGTATATATGTtaggataaattattttaagtaggaGTACCAGATTTTTTAACGTTTCATACCTATATTACTTACTTTACCATAAGGTATGCATATTCCATTTAGAATATTGAGTTACATCtgtcttataaatatctacagATTAAACCTATAACACGATAATCAAAACGACAAATCGTTACAATTCTAAAAGCCTGAAACGGGCGAAACCCTTCGCCATCCGATGTTTGATACGATTTACTTACCGTGAAGCCTTGGGATGAATAATTCAACTTATGTTCCCTTGTTTCCTTAATAATGACATCTACTGTTGGGGGCCGATGTTACATAGCTCTGAAGATAgttggaaaatataaaaattgtttatcatATGGGCAAGTTACACgtgtatttaattcaaaaataatttacaacatTAAAAGGAAGAAGGAACCTACagttaaagtaatttatttactcatgTTTAATTCTCCAATATTGTAAAAAGACTCTATCGCAAACATTTTAGTCTTCGTGATTATATTCAATAGAGCTAAAAGCAAATATTACAAACATTAAACCTGAATTCACTATAGTTCCTTTTATAATAGCTATATAAACTACTGATAAAGCCTACAATGACACTAAATAACTATCGATTTTCAACCACTCCATACAGATTTCGTACAGTATATAAGGAGATAACACCTCCATCTTTGAAAGTACCTACTCCCGTTCAGTTCATTTAAGATTAGGGTGGTTCGTGATTCAGACGCATAGATTCACAGTTTTATAGCCTCCCACGAGTGCGAAAGGGATGGCAGATAACACAATAGCAGACGATAGGGACAGACGGTTTAGGGTTAGtgcatttatgttttaaattgctCGACGTGAGGCTCGTATGTGTTGATATAGATTgaatggataaataaataataagtttttgttGTGGTCTGAAAGAAATAATGTTTAGAGTTGacataatttatgttaaaaatagttgaaattaagatattttttcaatcaTTTTCTTATCACCAAAAATGGtacaatttaaaagattttaaagaaaaagaaacaaaaggTACGAGTATGATACGAAAAATGCAatgctatattattatatattacatatgtAAATTCATAATGGTTTTAACCATCcaaaatacaaacatatacACAAACGGTACCTGATCCCTCAGTAAATAATTCACAATATTACCCTGGCATAGTTGCGAACGGTGTTTTAATCAGTGTCCCAACTTCTTGATTAATGCGCCCCTAACAATTTATcgtgaaaattttataattacgtGCTAAATTAAGTGGAAGATTAGTCAATGTCGAGTTGAAACCGCGAGCTGCGATCTGTCACCCGTTGTAATTTTATTGGGTTTCAAGTTTGTTATCAATGAAGTTAAAGGTTTTGTGGTTTTGATGTGTTGGTGTCGTAAATGATTTTCATTTGACAAAtacctagtaggtacttaggtagctttttttatatttctttatttattagaaatcGTCCAACAGCTATTGTAGATTATCTGTATTGACACAGCAACAAATACTTAGTGGGTTATAAAATGAAACGCGACCTGCCATTCATTAGATTTTACTACctgttatttattagattCTACAGACTGTACCTATAGGGCTTAGTTTTATcattagataaatatataatttatgaagtaggcatcttttaaaattcttaCATGATAAATCTGTAGATTCTTGCCATGTAAATTGTCACCACATTTTTCTCAGTTTGTGCGTGCAAAAATAAACGTCCCAGTCTACATTTTAAATGCAGTCTACGTTTAAGACCTCGCAAAAATGGCCACCAGTCAGGCATGAATAAACATTCGAAATTAAAGTGCTTGAATAATCGTCTGACGGTCGGATCATGAATGTTTGATTGCCTGAATGCTGTTAGagcaattttttaaaactcttCCTTCTCTTAATTAGTCAGGGGATAAACAAGAGGCACATTAGCTCTCTGTATAATTACGAAGCGGGAATATTTCAAGCAtcttgcttttatttttctctttaCCGTGGGCTTGCGGTGAAAATTCAGAAGCATTTGCAAATTGGTTCCACTGTTATGTGATTAGgctttttaattagaaatctGATTATTGGTTACATTTGGGGTATTAAATGGGAACGGGGTTGAGATGaactgtaaaatttaaaatagaattgTGTGtttttacctaattttacttgtttaataagaatataatatacgtaCATAATAAGTGTAGCCAACTTTTTATAAGGGCAGTATTTAAAtctcatttaaaaaatgatcGTCTGACGAACCAAGTCATCCTGTCTTCATTTcacaaattcaattttatacaaGTAAAAAAGTCgttttacacaaaatttataaaaccaaAAGGCATTTGACTTTAACAGCGAATTTCCATTCAAAAAAGATTGTAAGGAACAAAATTAAGAATATAAAACACTTCATAATTGCGATTCTCGAGCCAAACGATCACAACTTTTATCTCACAGGCCCACtgattactttttaaaacCTTTCCTTGGAAATAAAACGGCATCATtgctttaaattttcttttaattggTAGTTCGACTGTTGGGGATTCCTGAACAAAAATAACGAGACTTTCCTGCTGATtgtaattatatgaaaatgagATTTGGGAAAATCGATGCGGAACTTATTAAAAGTCggaaatatatacttaaatataaattaatcaatcGCAATACTTGAATGTTTAAAATTGCACTATTGATTGATAGCTAAATTTATatcctataaataaaaacagactTGAATAAGAAAGAAATCATAACAAAATCGATACACCCATACATAAAGACGAAGAAAATACGACACAAACAATTCTAAAACTAACGGTCCAATCTCTCAAAACCAATTCGCCGTACAAGATTCTAGTCTTAAAGTATTCTGTCCACACAACCTTCGGGGTGGAAATCTAAGCGCGCCATAAGGAAGAGGGGGAGGTCAAGGGGGGGCGGGAGTGAATCAAGGAGTGCTACGTGCCTCGAGTTTAATTAAAGACTGAGGACGTAGGGTACTTCGATTTTAGTGGCGTTTTCTTTTAATTCTCTCAACGCTATGTTCTGTTTGTAATCTGCTAATAGATAATGTGATTTGATAGTTGTTTCGCTTTTTCTGAATGCTTACAGTAATGTATTTGGTATTTTACTATACAATGTTGTTAGTATTTTGCAGTTGTAGCCTAATTAAGTCCGGAAGCTGTAATTTTCCTTAATGTTAGTGGTCGATATGAAGCACTTATCAAGTATTATAAGAGTTtagataatgttattaaattcggataataatattatatgaaatatcTTGTTATTGTTTCTCGTTAATTATGacctacaatttatttttattttcttcattaattttgctatttttacCTTACACACTGATAATTTAGGATATTGGATTAAGGCACACGATGACGTATTCAACAATAAAATTCCGAAACAAAAACAGAACGCTGAGGAGCTGTCAGATTTATTTCCAGAATTTTCGTCGCACGTAACTCGATATGCGCGACTCGAGGGATGATAAGAGAAATCTCTTCGTGATTTTTTCACACGCGAAAAAC from Colias croceus chromosome 3, ilColCroc2.1 harbors:
- the LOC123706400 gene encoding zinc finger protein Gfi-1b; its protein translation is MTMEISAMAPMPLDFSMVRNVSPGLREESPKPISNSAFRVVTPKGLSASEALRNGLCQSLWGASSARPEMRLTPPPVNNDVYPNRDEIKFGINRLVGERTDEEDSESHNNETRTEDISPTSQCGSPCWAPSPQSPRSVRSTSPELEVDSPPSSPRRPPDSSPPLKRSEAFSVSALLRPDAPRTQPHRPFLYPPLPFAEFLRDAGSLGLPGWGGYSNLYLHAVQAAGPELLRLRAAVLGNPSPLSRPLPIGDVYSCVKCEKMFSTPHGLEVHARRSHNGKRPFACELCSKTFGHEISLSQHRAVHSVEKVFECKQCGKTFKRSSTLSTHLLIHSDTRPYPCQYCGKRFHQKSDMKKHTYIHTGEKPHKCQVCGKAFSQSSNLITHSRKHTGFKPFACELCGRAFQRKVDLRRHRETQHADLRNAQHMPTHTDVHAMHPDMHVPDHRIDMRPHPELRQDYRITPVPPLQPLPS